From Bifidobacterium sp. ESL0790, one genomic window encodes:
- the gap gene encoding type I glyceraldehyde-3-phosphate dehydrogenase, producing MTVKIGINGFGRIGRLAFRRIFELQARGGEAGDIEVAAINDLTTPSMLAYLLKYDSTHGTFRHDDGTPVDVKSTDDAIVVDGKEYKVYAEKDARNIPWVKNDGVEFVLECTGFYTSAEKSQAHLDAGAKKVLISAPAKDETTPTVVYGVNQEILKPTDNIVSSGSCTTNSFAALVKLLDDQFGIKVGFMTTIHAYTGTQMLLDGPRGSKPRNNRASAVNTIEHSTGAAKAIGKVVPSVNGKLQGHAQRVQVPDGSITELFTVLDKEVTADDINAAAKKAFENNDTFGYNADSIVTSDIIGDTHGGVFDPTQTDVNTIDGTTLARTVAFYDNEYGFTCNMIRTLLYFAEISK from the coding sequence ATGACAGTAAAGATTGGTATTAACGGTTTCGGCCGTATCGGTCGTCTTGCGTTCCGTCGCATCTTCGAGCTGCAGGCGCGCGGCGGCGAGGCCGGTGACATCGAGGTCGCAGCAATCAACGATCTGACCACGCCTTCCATGCTCGCCTATCTGCTGAAGTACGACAGCACCCACGGCACCTTCCGTCACGATGACGGCACCCCGGTCGACGTGAAGTCCACCGATGACGCGATCGTCGTTGACGGCAAGGAATACAAGGTCTACGCCGAGAAGGACGCCCGCAACATTCCGTGGGTGAAGAACGATGGCGTCGAGTTCGTGCTCGAGTGCACCGGCTTCTACACCTCCGCCGAGAAGAGCCAGGCCCACCTGGACGCCGGCGCCAAGAAGGTCCTCATCTCCGCTCCGGCGAAGGACGAGACCACCCCGACCGTCGTCTATGGCGTCAACCAGGAGATCCTGAAGCCCACCGACAACATCGTCTCCTCCGGCTCCTGCACCACGAACTCCTTCGCGGCGCTCGTCAAGCTGCTCGACGACCAGTTCGGCATCAAGGTCGGCTTCATGACCACCATCCACGCCTACACCGGCACCCAGATGCTGCTTGACGGCCCCCGTGGTTCCAAGCCGCGCAACAACCGCGCCTCCGCGGTCAACACGATCGAGCACTCCACCGGCGCCGCCAAGGCCATCGGCAAGGTCGTCCCCTCGGTCAACGGCAAGCTGCAGGGCCACGCCCAGCGCGTGCAGGTCCCGGACGGGTCCATCACCGAGCTCTTCACCGTGCTCGACAAGGAAGTCACCGCCGACGACATCAACGCCGCCGCCAAGAAGGCTTTCGAGAACAACGACACCTTCGGCTACAACGCTGATAGCATCGTGACCTCCGACATCATCGGCGACACCCACGGTGGCGTCTTCGACCCGACGCAGACCGACGTCAACACCATCGACGGCACGACGCTGGCCCGCACGGTCGCCTTCTACGACAACGAGTACGGCTTCACCTGCAACATGATCCGCACCCTGCTCTACTTCGCCGAAATCAGCAAGTGA
- a CDS encoding arsenate reductase family protein, whose product MTNAEKPTTSTQVPTPDPAQWDGKALFVCYNHCTTCARARKWLGEHNVDFTERNIKTDNPTVEELRRWWKASGLPLKRFFNTSGMPYRELKLKDKLPGMSEDEQLETLASNGMLVKRPIVVSANTVLVGFLPEAWQTALFSTADRLK is encoded by the coding sequence ATGACCAACGCAGAAAAACCAACGACTTCAACCCAAGTCCCAACCCCCGACCCGGCGCAATGGGACGGCAAGGCGCTCTTCGTCTGCTACAACCACTGCACCACCTGCGCCAGAGCCCGCAAGTGGCTGGGCGAGCACAACGTGGACTTCACCGAGCGCAACATCAAAACCGACAATCCCACCGTCGAGGAGCTGCGCCGCTGGTGGAAGGCGAGTGGCCTGCCCCTCAAGCGCTTCTTCAACACCTCCGGCATGCCCTACCGCGAGCTCAAGCTCAAAGACAAGCTGCCCGGGATGAGCGAGGACGAGCAGCTCGAAACGCTGGCGAGCAACGGCATGTTGGTAAAACGCCCAATCGTTGTTAGCGCTAACACCGTTTTGGTGGGTTTTCTGCCAGAAGCATGGCAAACAGCCCTTTTTAGTACAGCTGACAGATTAAAATAA
- a CDS encoding thiamine diphosphokinase yields MTFLKPCVIFAAGTYYGNEPRGGELPENAFVIVADGGLNHVRGLGIQPDLVIGDFDSANVRAPQGVETIKLPPEHDDPDMLSALKAGWARGFRSFRIYGGLGGRIDHTIANIQMLALLAHNGGHGMLFGRRSVVTSICNGSLHFPANALPADSDAPSPHSTISNSQDAETHVATPDTASSATAQINRDAQNPQKDRTSANTTNRMVSVFSHSDVSRGVTETGLKYELENGTMRSDTVLGVSNELLAGRPASISVSDGTLIVTFPIEAIFPAFSTTVSPAETLGPLASEVSSLLNPSR; encoded by the coding sequence ATGACCTTTTTGAAGCCTTGCGTCATCTTTGCGGCCGGCACCTATTACGGCAACGAGCCGCGCGGTGGCGAACTGCCGGAAAACGCCTTTGTCATCGTGGCCGACGGGGGACTGAACCATGTGCGCGGGTTGGGAATCCAACCGGATTTGGTCATCGGGGACTTTGATTCCGCGAACGTGCGGGCTCCGCAAGGGGTGGAGACCATCAAGCTGCCGCCCGAGCACGATGATCCCGACATGCTTTCGGCATTGAAGGCCGGCTGGGCGCGGGGTTTCAGGAGCTTCCGCATCTACGGCGGGCTCGGCGGCCGCATCGACCACACCATCGCCAACATTCAGATGCTCGCGCTTTTGGCTCACAACGGCGGCCACGGCATGCTCTTCGGAAGGCGCAGCGTGGTCACCTCAATCTGCAACGGGTCGCTCCACTTCCCCGCCAACGCTTTGCCGGCCGATAGCGATGCCCCGAGCCCTCATTCGACGATTTCCAACAGTCAAGATGCCGAAACTCACGTTGCGACTCCCGATACGGCTTCTTCAGCGACTGCCCAAATCAACCGCGACGCTCAAAACCCACAGAAGGACAGAACAAGCGCCAACACCACAAACCGCATGGTCTCGGTGTTCTCGCATTCCGACGTCTCGCGCGGGGTCACCGAAACGGGGCTCAAATACGAGCTCGAAAACGGCACGATGCGCAGCGACACCGTGCTCGGCGTGAGCAACGAGCTGCTTGCCGGGCGGCCGGCCTCCATCAGCGTCTCGGACGGCACCCTCATCGTCACCTTCCCCATCGAGGCGATTTTCCCGGCGTTCTCCACCACAGTCTCCCCCGCCGAGACGCTGGGCCCCTTGGCCTCCGAAGTCTCCTCCCTCCTCAATCCTTCGCGCTGA
- the rpmI gene encoding 50S ribosomal protein L35 — MPKMKTNSAAKKRVRVTGSGKLMQAGSGMRHNLEHKSARKRRNLSRDQVLAPAQSKNMKKLLGR, encoded by the coding sequence ATGCCAAAGATGAAAACAAACTCCGCCGCGAAAAAGCGCGTCCGCGTCACTGGCTCGGGCAAGCTGATGCAGGCCGGCAGCGGAATGCGCCACAACCTGGAACACAAGTCCGCCCGCAAGCGCCGCAACCTTTCGCGCGACCAGGTGCTCGCCCCGGCGCAGAGCAAGAACATGAAGAAGCTGCTCGGCCGCTGA
- the rplT gene encoding 50S ribosomal protein L20 gives MARVKRAVNAHKKRRVVLKRASGYRGQRSRSYRRAKEQLLHSFNYNYRDRKARKGDFRKLWIQRINAAVRAQGITYNRFMQGLHLAGIELDRRALAELAVSDPDTFKTIVDQAKAALPKDVNAPVAA, from the coding sequence ATGGCACGTGTCAAGCGCGCAGTGAACGCCCACAAGAAGCGTCGCGTCGTTCTCAAGAGGGCTTCGGGCTACCGTGGCCAGCGTTCCCGTTCGTACCGTCGTGCGAAGGAACAGCTGCTCCATTCATTTAACTACAACTACCGCGACCGCAAGGCCCGCAAGGGTGACTTCCGCAAGCTGTGGATCCAGCGCATCAACGCCGCCGTCCGCGCCCAGGGCATCACTTACAACCGCTTCATGCAGGGTCTGCACCTCGCCGGCATCGAGCTCGACCGCCGCGCGCTGGCCGAACTGGCTGTCAGCGATCCCGACACGTTCAAGACCATCGTCGACCAGGCGAAGGCCGCCCTGCCCAAGGACGTGAACGCCCCGGTCGCCGCCTGA